Proteins from a genomic interval of Microbacterium phyllosphaerae:
- a CDS encoding acyl-CoA dehydrogenase family protein, whose amino-acid sequence MSTFDPTAFLPDDLLERIRERAPIHDRDNTFPQQDLDELRDAGYLSILVPTERGGAGLGLAEAAILQQRLATAAPATALAINMHLVWTGVAKVFSDRGVPGLDFVQDGAVAGEVFAFGISEGGNDLVLFGSDTDAVPTADGGYSFTGTKIFTSLAPVWTRLGLHGLDTTSPDAPKLVFAFVERTDAVVTGDDWDTLGMRGTQSRTTRLNGAVADAAHVVRRIDPGPNPDPIVFGIFSVFEILLASVYTGIARRALDLAVETAQKRRSKKTGAAYSQDPDIRWRIADMGLAYDALPPQIAALARDVDEKVDNGARWFTLLSGVKHRAITMSKHVVDQAMLVAGGGSYFSSNELSRLYRDVLAGAFHPSDPESAHATAASAWLGPLES is encoded by the coding sequence ATGAGCACGTTCGATCCGACCGCGTTCCTCCCCGACGATCTGCTCGAGCGCATCCGCGAACGGGCGCCGATCCACGACCGCGACAACACGTTCCCGCAGCAGGACCTCGATGAGCTCCGCGACGCGGGCTACCTCTCGATCCTCGTGCCGACCGAACGCGGGGGCGCGGGCCTGGGTCTCGCCGAGGCGGCGATCCTGCAGCAGCGCCTCGCCACGGCGGCGCCGGCGACGGCCCTCGCCATCAACATGCACCTCGTCTGGACGGGCGTCGCCAAGGTCTTCTCCGACCGCGGCGTCCCCGGCCTCGACTTCGTGCAGGACGGCGCGGTCGCCGGCGAGGTCTTCGCGTTCGGCATCAGCGAGGGCGGCAACGACCTCGTGCTGTTCGGCAGCGACACGGATGCCGTGCCGACCGCCGACGGCGGCTACTCCTTCACCGGCACCAAGATCTTCACCTCGCTCGCGCCCGTCTGGACGCGGCTCGGCCTGCACGGACTCGACACCACGAGCCCCGACGCCCCCAAGCTCGTGTTCGCCTTCGTCGAGCGCACCGATGCGGTCGTCACGGGTGACGACTGGGACACCCTCGGCATGCGCGGGACGCAGAGCAGGACGACCCGCCTGAACGGGGCAGTCGCCGATGCCGCCCACGTGGTGCGCCGCATCGATCCGGGCCCGAACCCCGACCCCATCGTGTTCGGCATCTTCTCGGTCTTCGAGATCCTGCTCGCCTCGGTGTACACCGGCATTGCGCGACGCGCGCTCGACCTCGCGGTCGAGACCGCCCAGAAGCGCCGCTCGAAGAAGACGGGCGCCGCCTACAGCCAGGACCCCGACATCCGCTGGCGGATCGCCGATATGGGCCTCGCGTACGACGCCCTGCCGCCACAGATCGCCGCACTCGCCCGCGACGTCGACGAGAAGGTCGACAACGGCGCCCGCTGGTTCACCCTGCTCTCGGGAGTCAAACACCGCGCCATCACCATGTCGAAGCACGTCGTCGATCAGGCCATGCTCGTCGCGGGCGGCGGCTCGTACTTCTCGTCGAACGAGCTCTCGCGCTTGTACCGCGATGTGCTGGCGGGGGCCTTCCACCCGTCCGACCCGGAGTCGGCGCACGCCACCGCGGCGAGCGCGTGGCTGGGACCGCTGGAGTCCTAA
- a CDS encoding Lrp/AsnC family transcriptional regulator: MASSKKHPPLDDVAKTIIELLQEDGRRSYSDIGREVGLSEAAVRQRVQRLTESGVMQIVAVTDPMQLGFPRQAMIGIRVSGDTRIVAEAIAEIPAIDYVVITVGSFDILAEVVCEDDEDLLAMINDHIRPIDGVLSTETFIYAKLQKQLYNWGTR, from the coding sequence ATGGCGTCCTCGAAGAAGCACCCCCCACTGGATGATGTCGCGAAGACGATCATCGAGCTGCTCCAGGAGGATGGGCGCCGCTCGTACTCCGACATCGGCCGCGAGGTGGGCCTGAGCGAGGCCGCCGTGCGGCAGCGTGTGCAGCGCCTCACCGAGTCCGGTGTCATGCAGATCGTCGCGGTCACCGACCCGATGCAGCTGGGCTTTCCCCGGCAGGCGATGATCGGCATCCGGGTCTCCGGGGACACCCGGATCGTCGCCGAGGCCATCGCCGAGATCCCCGCGATCGACTACGTCGTGATCACGGTCGGATCCTTCGACATCCTCGCCGAGGTCGTCTGCGAGGACGACGAAGACCTGCTCGCCATGATCAACGACCACATCCGCCCGATCGACGGGGTGCTGTCGACCGAGACCTTCATCTACGCCAAGCTGCAGAAGCAGCTCTACAACTGGGGGACCAGATGA
- a CDS encoding aspartate aminotransferase family protein, producing the protein MSTQRTTPSEAELQAMAKDHLWMHFTRQSTMEKSGVPIIVKGDGHRIWDSKGKEYFDGLAGLFVVNAGHGRRRLAEAAAKQASELSFFPLWSYAHPAAIELADRLADEAPGDLNRVFFSTGGGEAVETAFKLAKHYWKLQGKPTKHKVISRSVAYHGTPQGALAITGIPAMKSMFEPVTPGGFRVPNTNFYRAAEMGGPSDDLEAFGRWAADRIEEMILFEGADTVAAVFLEPVQNSGGCFPPPPGYFARVREICDRHDVLLVSDEVICAFGRLGHTFACTGLGYVPDMITCAKGMTSGYSPIGATVISDRIYEPFSKGDVSFPHGYTFGGHPVSAAVALENLAIFDEEGLNEHVRENSPLFRAELETLLDLPIVGDVRGDGYFFGIELVKDKATRETFDDDESERLLRGFLSPALFEAGLYCRADDRGDPVIQLAPPLTIGPAEFREIGQILRGVLSDAQSVL; encoded by the coding sequence ATGAGCACGCAACGCACGACACCGTCCGAGGCCGAACTCCAGGCGATGGCCAAGGACCATCTGTGGATGCACTTCACGCGACAGTCCACGATGGAGAAGAGCGGCGTCCCGATCATCGTCAAGGGCGACGGGCACCGCATCTGGGACTCGAAGGGCAAGGAGTACTTCGACGGCCTCGCCGGGCTCTTCGTCGTGAACGCCGGGCACGGTCGCCGTCGTCTCGCCGAGGCCGCCGCCAAGCAGGCATCCGAGCTCTCCTTCTTCCCGCTCTGGTCATACGCGCACCCCGCAGCGATCGAACTCGCCGACCGGCTCGCCGACGAGGCCCCCGGCGACCTCAACCGCGTGTTCTTCTCCACCGGCGGCGGCGAGGCCGTCGAGACCGCGTTCAAGCTCGCGAAGCACTACTGGAAGCTGCAGGGCAAGCCCACCAAGCACAAGGTCATCTCGCGCTCGGTCGCCTACCACGGCACCCCGCAGGGAGCCCTCGCGATCACCGGCATCCCTGCGATGAAGTCGATGTTCGAGCCGGTCACTCCCGGCGGCTTCCGAGTGCCGAACACCAACTTCTACCGCGCGGCCGAGATGGGCGGTCCGAGCGACGACCTCGAGGCCTTCGGGCGTTGGGCCGCCGACCGCATCGAGGAGATGATCCTGTTCGAGGGCGCAGACACGGTGGCCGCCGTCTTCCTCGAACCGGTGCAGAACTCTGGTGGATGCTTCCCGCCGCCTCCCGGCTACTTCGCCCGGGTGCGCGAGATCTGCGACCGCCACGATGTGCTGCTCGTCTCCGACGAGGTCATCTGCGCGTTCGGTCGACTCGGCCACACCTTCGCCTGCACCGGTCTCGGCTATGTGCCCGACATGATCACGTGCGCCAAGGGCATGACCAGCGGCTACTCGCCGATCGGCGCCACGGTCATCAGCGACCGGATCTACGAGCCCTTCTCGAAGGGCGACGTGTCGTTCCCGCACGGTTACACGTTCGGCGGGCACCCGGTCTCCGCCGCGGTCGCACTCGAGAACCTCGCGATCTTCGACGAGGAGGGACTCAACGAGCACGTGCGCGAGAACTCGCCGCTGTTCCGTGCCGAACTCGAGACGCTGCTCGACCTCCCGATCGTCGGAGACGTGCGCGGTGACGGCTACTTCTTCGGCATCGAGCTGGTGAAGGACAAGGCCACGAGGGAGACGTTCGACGACGACGAGTCCGAGCGACTGCTGCGCGGCTTCCTGTCGCCCGCCCTGTTCGAGGCCGGGCTCTACTGCCGCGCCGACGACCGCGGCGACCCCGTGATCCAGCTCGCGCCGCCGCTCACGATCGGCCCTGCCGAGTTCCGCGAGATCGGACAGATCCTGCGCGGCGTGCTCTCGGACGCGCAGTCGGTGCTCTAG